One genomic window of uncultured Erythrobacter sp. includes the following:
- a CDS encoding long-chain fatty acid--CoA ligase — translation MLGAMQDWTMRITSVIDHAAREAGSREIVTHWADGSETRTDWSGIRRDALKMAQALQALGINKGDRVASLAMNHSRHLVSWYGVAGMGGVLHTVNPRLFEDQLEYIVTHAEDRVLLYDAAFQPIVDKMKDRWPTVEHYICYDSGEHSPTFEDWIGAQDGEFEWVTGAETDPCMICYTSGTTGNPKGVQYEHRSTMLHAISGLQPAAFNFSSSSVMLPVVPMFHAASWGLPYAGAMAGIKFVFSAVNDPAVLHEMMLREKVTDSAGVPTVWLAHFQYCDANKLDLPPLKAATIGGSACPRFMIERLMKNGTRVQHAWGMTETSPIGTVGGPTWNWDELSFEEKVDVTAMQGRPVFGVELRTVDLDDNTTELPRDGKSSGALQIRGPWIIKRYFKAEEDAASPEGWFDTGDVGIIHPDGTLQLTDRTKDVIKSGGEWISSVELENAAVGHPAVAEAACVGMYHPKWDERPVLFVVKKEGADCTGEDIVEHLKPLIAKWWLPDAVEFVDDIPHTATGKISKKDLRDRFADYKLEA, via the coding sequence ATGCTCGGAGCAATGCAAGACTGGACCATGCGGATCACCAGTGTGATCGATCATGCGGCGCGCGAGGCGGGCAGCCGTGAGATCGTGACCCATTGGGCCGACGGCAGCGAGACTCGCACCGATTGGTCTGGCATTCGCCGAGATGCGCTGAAGATGGCGCAGGCGCTGCAGGCGCTTGGCATCAACAAGGGTGATCGTGTTGCCAGTCTGGCGATGAACCACTCGCGCCATCTGGTCAGCTGGTATGGTGTCGCGGGGATGGGCGGGGTACTCCACACAGTGAACCCGCGCCTGTTCGAAGATCAGCTCGAATATATCGTCACCCACGCCGAAGACCGCGTGCTGCTTTACGATGCCGCCTTCCAGCCCATCGTGGACAAGATGAAAGACCGCTGGCCAACGGTGGAGCATTACATCTGCTACGATTCCGGCGAACACAGCCCGACATTCGAAGACTGGATCGGCGCGCAGGATGGCGAGTTTGAGTGGGTCACCGGCGCCGAAACGGACCCGTGCATGATCTGCTATACCAGCGGGACCACGGGCAATCCCAAGGGTGTGCAATACGAGCACCGCTCAACGATGCTGCACGCGATTTCGGGCTTGCAACCGGCGGCGTTCAACTTCTCCAGTTCCTCGGTGATGCTGCCCGTCGTGCCAATGTTCCACGCTGCCAGCTGGGGCCTGCCCTATGCGGGTGCGATGGCAGGGATCAAATTCGTGTTCTCGGCGGTCAACGACCCGGCCGTGCTGCATGAAATGATGCTGCGCGAAAAGGTGACTGACAGCGCCGGTGTGCCGACCGTATGGCTCGCGCATTTCCAGTATTGCGACGCAAACAAACTCGACCTGCCGCCTCTGAAAGCCGCGACCATTGGCGGATCGGCCTGCCCGCGCTTCATGATCGAGCGGCTGATGAAGAACGGCACCCGCGTGCAGCACGCCTGGGGCATGACCGAAACGTCGCCCATCGGCACGGTCGGCGGCCCGACCTGGAACTGGGACGAGCTTTCGTTCGAGGAAAAGGTCGATGTTACCGCGATGCAGGGGCGTCCGGTGTTCGGCGTCGAACTGCGGACCGTCGATCTCGACGACAACACGACCGAACTGCCACGTGATGGTAAGTCTAGCGGCGCACTGCAAATTCGCGGTCCGTGGATTATCAAGCGTTACTTCAAGGCGGAGGAAGACGCAGCCAGCCCCGAAGGCTGGTTCGACACCGGCGATGTCGGGATCATCCACCCGGACGGTACGCTGCAACTCACTGACCGCACCAAGGATGTGATCAAATCGGGCGGTGAGTGGATTAGTTCGGTCGAGCTTGAAAACGCCGCTGTAGGCCATCCTGCCGTCGCCGAAGCAGCGTGCGTGGGGATGTATCACCCGAAATGGGACGAACGCCCGGTGCTGTTCGTGGTCAAGAAAGAAGGCGCGGATTGCACCGGCGAGGATATCGTCGAGCATCTCAAACCCCTCATCGCGAAATGGTGGCTGCCCGACGCGGTCGAATTCGTCGATGACATCCCGCACACCGCAACCGGCAAGATCAGCAAGAAAGACCTGCGCGACCGCTTCGCCGACTACAAGCTGGAGGCCTGA
- the dnaE gene encoding DNA polymerase III subunit alpha produces the protein MRFAPFVPLRVLSSYSMLESMADPKAIAKLAKERGFPAIAICDRNGLYGAVMFAGACKSEGIQPIIGTLLGVARDEEGKQVDYLPLYAQDEDGYDNLCHLVSKAHLDRPLEFEPHVRLDDLEGRTGGLIALTGAGEGALTRLLAEGQTPAAEALLDRLQSLFPDRLYIELARGGDAACERAEDALIDLAYARDLPLVASNPASFADPHMHKAHDAMLCIANSTYVENEDRPRSNAESFVKSSPMMEELFDDIPEATANTLVIAQRCAYAPPYRDPILPSLAGDLEGEAKMLADESKAGLEARLEPYGEMSEEERKTYYDRLDYEIGIIVNMGFPGYFLIVADFIKWAKDQGIPVGPGRGSGAGSIVAWALTITDLDPIKLGLLFERFLNPERVSMPDFDIDFCETRRGEVIRYVQQKYGEDHVAQIITFGKLKARAVLRDCGRILQMSYGQVDRLCKMVPNHPTDPWTLPRALNGAADFKREYTNDNEVKRLVDLAMQLEGLPRNSSTHAAGVVIGDRPLAQLVPLYRDPRSDMPVTQFDMKHVESSGLVKFDFLGLKTLSVLRKAVDLLELRGIAIDLGELPLDDTAVYDLMQDGNTVGVFQLESEGMRRTLKAVKPSNFGDIIALVSLYRPGPMDNIPLFGQRKAGEVAIEYPHPKLEGILAETYGIFVYQEQVMQAAQILAGYSLGDADLLRRAMGKKVQAEMDKQRSVFVAGCKEVSDIEAKQANELFDLIDKFAGYGFNKSHAAAYALLAYQTAWLKAHYPEEFYAASMCFDLHQSEKLNIFVDDARRYPVEGGVEVLAPDINTSEARFTVQQTDDGYGVRYALAGIRNVGEKAMESIVAEREAHGPFESLKDFFERLPQGSMNRRQLEGLACAGALDGLEPNRALIFENADMLLAVADAAIRERSSGQGGLFGGENAAPEELRLTPTEEWSRADRMAKERENFGFYFSAHPVQQYRDVASAQGARTYQSLMEAGAPVGGRSTAAVAAMVEGVNKGRTKRGAEFIRADFSDSSGQFSAACFEESLVPEFERWAAEGACLLLSVELDSPNPGEPPRLTVRGAKPLESISGRMPMLLRADILSREAFNDLKLELATGSEAPGEVILRLALSDGGEASMRLGQNFVLDGQLAERLAAIEGIENVELAPLRSRANLKLVA, from the coding sequence GGCGTGCAAGAGCGAAGGCATTCAGCCGATCATCGGCACCTTGCTCGGTGTGGCGCGCGACGAAGAAGGCAAACAGGTCGATTACCTGCCGCTCTACGCACAGGACGAAGATGGCTACGACAACCTCTGCCACCTTGTTTCGAAAGCGCATTTGGACCGGCCGCTGGAGTTTGAACCGCATGTGCGATTGGACGATCTGGAAGGCCGAACTGGCGGATTGATCGCCTTGACCGGTGCAGGCGAGGGCGCGCTGACCCGGTTGCTTGCCGAAGGCCAGACGCCGGCAGCTGAGGCTCTGCTGGACCGGCTGCAATCGCTGTTTCCCGACCGACTCTACATCGAACTTGCACGGGGCGGCGATGCCGCATGCGAGCGCGCGGAAGATGCACTGATCGACCTGGCGTATGCGCGCGACCTACCGCTGGTCGCGAGCAATCCGGCGAGCTTCGCTGACCCTCATATGCACAAGGCGCACGACGCCATGCTGTGCATCGCCAACTCGACCTATGTCGAGAATGAAGACCGCCCGCGCTCGAATGCGGAGAGCTTCGTCAAATCATCTCCGATGATGGAAGAGCTGTTCGACGACATCCCTGAGGCGACCGCAAACACCCTCGTGATTGCTCAAAGATGCGCCTACGCGCCGCCTTATCGCGATCCGATCCTGCCGAGCCTTGCGGGCGATCTCGAAGGTGAGGCCAAGATGCTCGCTGACGAGTCGAAAGCCGGTCTGGAGGCGCGGCTCGAGCCTTATGGCGAGATGAGCGAGGAAGAGCGCAAGACCTATTACGACCGGCTCGATTACGAGATCGGCATCATCGTCAATATGGGTTTCCCCGGCTACTTCCTGATCGTTGCCGATTTCATCAAATGGGCCAAGGATCAGGGCATTCCTGTGGGTCCGGGGCGCGGTTCAGGGGCCGGATCGATTGTCGCCTGGGCGCTGACGATCACCGACCTCGATCCGATCAAGCTGGGCCTGCTGTTCGAACGTTTCCTCAACCCGGAACGTGTGTCGATGCCCGACTTCGATATCGATTTCTGCGAAACCCGGCGCGGCGAAGTGATCCGCTATGTGCAGCAGAAATACGGCGAGGACCACGTCGCGCAGATCATCACATTCGGTAAGCTGAAGGCCCGCGCGGTGCTCCGCGACTGCGGTCGGATCCTTCAGATGAGCTATGGTCAGGTGGACCGGCTGTGCAAGATGGTGCCCAACCACCCGACCGACCCGTGGACTCTGCCGCGCGCGCTTAATGGTGCAGCGGATTTCAAGCGTGAATACACCAACGATAACGAGGTGAAGCGGCTCGTCGATCTGGCGATGCAGCTGGAGGGCTTGCCGCGTAATTCATCGACCCATGCCGCCGGTGTGGTGATCGGCGACAGGCCATTGGCGCAATTGGTGCCACTGTATCGCGATCCGCGCTCGGACATGCCGGTGACGCAGTTCGACATGAAGCACGTCGAAAGCTCCGGCCTGGTCAAGTTCGACTTTCTCGGGCTGAAAACGCTGTCGGTGCTGCGCAAGGCAGTCGATCTGCTGGAACTGCGCGGGATCGCCATCGATCTTGGCGAGCTGCCCCTGGATGACACTGCCGTCTACGACCTTATGCAGGATGGTAACACGGTCGGCGTGTTCCAGCTTGAATCTGAAGGGATGCGGCGCACGCTGAAAGCGGTGAAGCCCAGCAATTTCGGCGACATTATCGCGCTCGTCTCCCTCTACCGTCCCGGCCCGATGGACAACATTCCGCTGTTCGGACAGCGCAAGGCGGGCGAAGTCGCAATCGAATACCCGCATCCCAAGCTCGAAGGCATCCTCGCCGAGACCTACGGCATCTTCGTCTATCAGGAGCAGGTGATGCAGGCCGCGCAGATCCTTGCCGGATACTCGCTCGGCGATGCCGACCTGCTGCGCCGCGCGATGGGCAAAAAGGTCCAGGCGGAGATGGACAAGCAGCGCAGCGTATTCGTTGCGGGGTGCAAGGAAGTCTCCGATATCGAGGCGAAACAGGCCAACGAATTGTTCGACTTGATCGACAAGTTCGCAGGCTACGGTTTCAACAAATCGCACGCCGCCGCCTATGCATTGCTCGCGTACCAGACCGCATGGCTGAAGGCGCATTACCCCGAAGAATTTTATGCGGCATCGATGTGTTTCGACCTGCACCAATCGGAGAAGCTCAACATCTTCGTCGACGATGCGCGGCGCTATCCGGTTGAGGGCGGGGTCGAAGTGCTCGCGCCGGACATCAACACCTCGGAAGCGCGGTTCACCGTCCAACAGACCGATGATGGATATGGAGTCCGCTACGCACTCGCTGGCATCCGCAATGTCGGCGAAAAGGCAATGGAATCCATCGTGGCCGAGCGCGAGGCCCATGGCCCGTTCGAAAGTCTCAAGGACTTCTTCGAACGACTGCCGCAAGGGTCCATGAACCGGCGTCAGCTTGAGGGGTTGGCCTGCGCAGGCGCGCTCGATGGGCTCGAACCAAACCGGGCGCTGATCTTTGAGAACGCCGACATGCTGCTCGCTGTAGCCGATGCAGCGATCCGCGAGCGCTCCAGCGGGCAGGGCGGCTTGTTCGGCGGTGAGAATGCCGCGCCGGAGGAACTGCGTCTCACACCGACTGAGGAATGGTCGCGTGCGGATCGGATGGCGAAAGAGCGCGAGAATTTCGGGTTCTATTTCTCGGCCCATCCGGTGCAGCAATATCGCGACGTCGCCTCGGCGCAGGGCGCGCGGACCTATCAGAGCCTGATGGAAGCGGGAGCGCCAGTCGGAGGCCGCAGTACGGCAGCCGTCGCTGCGATGGTCGAAGGCGTGAATAAGGGGCGCACCAAGCGCGGCGCAGAGTTTATCCGGGCGGATTTCTCTGACAGTTCAGGGCAATTTTCGGCGGCGTGTTTCGAGGAATCGCTGGTGCCGGAATTCGAACGATGGGCTGCAGAGGGCGCTTGCCTGCTGCTCAGTGTGGAACTGGATTCGCCCAATCCCGGCGAACCCCCGCGATTGACCGTGCGCGGCGCGAAGCCGCTGGAATCTATCAGCGGACGGATGCCGATGCTGCTACGGGCAGACATTCTCAGTCGCGAAGCGTTCAACGATCTCAAGCTCGAATTGGCGACTGGTTCGGAAGCGCCGGGAGAAGTGATCTTGCGGCTTGCGCTAAGCGATGGCGGAGAGGCTTCGATGCGGCTTGGTCAGAACTTTGTGCTCGATGGCCAGCTTGCCGAGCGGCTAGCAGCGATCGAGGGTATCGAGAATGTCGAACTGGCGCCGCTGCGTTCCAGAGCCAATTTGAAGCTGGTCGCTTAG